The genomic region ATCTCCGCGAAAGCGGGGATCCAGTGACTTTTTGAAGCTGTCCGTAAAATGCAAAGACACTGGGTTCCCGCTTTCGCGGGAATGACGGGCAAAAGAGCAATTTCTGCCGAGCAGTCGAACTGTGTGGATTTCTACACTAAAAAGTACGGTGAACGCAGGTCATCGACATCCACGGAATGCTGCTTCAACCCACCTGCGCAATCCAATCCTCGAGATTGTAGTAATTCGTTACCCGCGCGATTTTTCCGTCGCGGATATCGAAGAACGCGCCGCCCGGCAACACGTAACGCTGCCCATGCGCAGGCGGCAGGCCTTCATCGGCAATCAGGTATTCGCCGTGCACCACGTATTCGGCGGCGGCGCGCGCGCCGTCGGGAGACGCCATGACCACGATGTCGCGCAGCTGTTCGCGATAGCTGCGATCCATGCGCGCGA from Lysobacter sp. harbors:
- a CDS encoding SnoaL-like domain-containing protein; translation: MIIDGTRAHDRATTLILDYYAAFNRSDWAAMLVLLTDDVAHDLNQGARETGRDAFAAFLARMDRSYREQLRDIVVMASPDGARAAAEYVVHGEYLIADEGLPPAHGQRYVLPGGAFFDIRDGKIARVTNYYNLEDWIAQVG